In Vespula pensylvanica isolate Volc-1 chromosome 21, ASM1446617v1, whole genome shotgun sequence, one genomic interval encodes:
- the LOC122636266 gene encoding uncharacterized protein LOC122636266 isoform X1 has product MIFAQSRSRTFEKRCKNFTNKKDKKYLFSQELSVMMKTSGRNLRSGKTSTNRTSNKINKSTIKSDTAMANKKTAMKTLRSTSKKSDLIKIEMIKGKEEKEIVSRSKRKSTTGTRSTKRIVLSSKKKANIPEGVKLKNKTSSFRQMSLKESFSNQEALSKRLRPRKECRNYCEDSVLQQTNIVSQQQKDIELENEPAVSDKLKLPVYKSVKLNEESLRNMSDIYDFKFDENDSKEKLTGKRKRRVVNRMGQKRVKKTKRPRQKKVARVVIERLSSDIISLCTKEKIKDNNEQKHVLLPSTDIVEKSEGDIEDQNELLPCADNNKFETEFNNVQNLEANQSLSTQAEDTKKHPEITVSKPTVISIENINNNEILLLDTPLKSKPDNFAPFRKTSIFCNRIKSHQENTINDSLISKSLSPIKKTSVNFDVGSPWRLSSLNTFSQVKNLFQSTPQPRTLEILQGKIKQSTKDQATKCLETIKKNDVSEIINEDINRQKTCEKFSYVNRKVGQAIRKFGTEITNLDNSVSISNNTVITEQYEEMANNKELRVSNKDLQNATGIQGLQNTTSMDSSTFNDTTENKENAAPKSPSKSKKFLRNRLRKVTDTNSSPLRKKRHIKDKENSNIQSLLVNTQTFNRSGSLPHGQEEKQEQSTEIFEPQPGPSGLQKFKSPSQKPLQQTNLNAFLNITEMPQSTRINTAHGIFGDAQSTPISGKPIKSIKTINDTKHMGLDNAFGFNEDIGDTILDISPIYSDLTSNNVQDKNILKRNVEETKRKSAVPMRYLLREIKKDTVPKEAKVSENNEKGKAEEPLPETKNKLIDTAAFSDTFDVLGEVKEVKNDSVDISLFTDLEPTHFTQPPTRSYKRKRKVRFNFNESDSEEDEENNIHASEKKRKKHGKLKEHEVRRMEEWVKSINETFQEIDHHELVVE; this is encoded by the exons atgatcttcGCCCAATCACGTAGCAGAACTTTTGAGAAACGTTGCAAAAA ttttacaaataagaaagataaaaagtatcTGTTTTCTCAAGAGTTATCAGTGATGATGAAGACAAGTGGAAGAAACTTAAGGTCTGGTAAGACCTCAACCAACAGAACAtctaataagattaataaatctACGATAAAATCTGATACTGCAATGGCAAATAAAAAGACAGCTATGAAAACCTTAAGATCAACATCTAAAAAATCTGATTTAATCAAAATAGAGAtgataaaagggaaagaagaaaaagagatcgtatcaagatctaaaagaaaaagtactaCTGGAACTAGAAGTACAAAACGCATAGTTTTAAGTagtaagaaaaaagcaaacatTCCAGAGGGAGTGAAGCTAAAAAATAAGACATCAAGTTTTCGACAAATGTCTCTAAAAGAATCCTTTTCAAATCAGGAGGCTTTGTCCAAACGACTTCGTCCAAGAAAAGAGTGTAGGAATTATTGCGAGGATTCTGTGTTACAGCAAACAAATATTGTATCTCAGCAgcaaaaagatatagaattagaaaatgaaCCAGCAGTGAGTGATAAGTTAAAGTTGCCTGTGTATAAATCCGTGAAACTTAATGAAGAATCTTTAAGAAATATGAgtgatatatatgattttaaatttGATGAGAATGactctaaagaaaaattgacagggaaaagaaaaagacgtgTCGTTAATCGTATGGGacaaaagagagtaaaaaaaactAAACGTCCTAGACAGAAAAAGGTAGCAAGAGTGGTTATAGAAAGATTGTCAAGtgatataatatcgttatgtactaaagagaaaatcaaagataATAATGAACAAAAGCATGTGTTATTACCTTCTACTGATATTGTAGAGAAATCTGAAGGTGACATTGAAGATCAAAATGAATTACTGCCATGTGctgataataacaaatttgaaACTGAATTTAATAATGTGCAAAATTTAGAAGCGAATCAATCACTATCAACACAAGCTGAAGATACGAAAAAGCATCCAGAGATTACTGTATCAAAACCTACTgtaatttctatcgaaaacattaataataatgaaattttgttacTTGATACGCCATTAAAATCAAAGCCAGACAATTTTGCTCCATTTAGAAAAACTAGTATCTTTTGTAATAGAATTAAGTCACATCaagaaaatacgataaatGATTCTTTAATTAGTAAGTCTTTGTCACCGATTAAAAAGACATCCGTAAATTTTGATGTAGGTAGTCCTTGGAGATTATCATCGTTGAATACTTTTTCTCAAGTGAAGAATCTATTCCAAAGTACGCCACAACCTAGGACACTAGAGATATTGCAAGgtaaaattaaacaaagtaCAAAAGATCAAGCTACAAAATGCTTGGAGactattaaaaagaatgacgtatcagaaataattaatgaagatATAAACAGGCAAAAAACTTGTGAAAAATTTAGTTACGTAAACAGGAAAGTTGGACAAGCCATTAGGAAATTTGGCACAGAGATTACAAATTTAGATAATTCTGTATCAATAAGTAACAATACTGTGATTACCGAGCAGTACGAAGAAATGgcaaataataaagaattaagaGTTTCAAATAAGGATTTGCAGAATGCAACTGGAATACAAGGATTACAGAATACTACATCAATGGATTCATCCACGTTCAACGATAcaacagaaaataaagaaaatgctGCTCCTAAATCTCCTTCAAAatctaagaaatttttaagaaacagATTGAGAAAAGTCACTGATACAAATTCTTCTCCTTTACGTAAAAAGAGACATATAAAGGATAaggaaaattcaaatatacaaTCACTATTAGTTAATACACAAACATTTAATCGCAGTGGTTCTTTGCCACACGGCCAAGAAGAAAAGCAGGAGCAAAGTACGGAAATTTTTGAACCCCAACCAGGACCGTCGGGCTTGCAAAAATTTAAATCTCCGAGTCAAAAACCGCTACaacaaacaaatttaaatGCTTTCTTAAACATAACGGAAATGCCTCAGAGTACTAGAATAAATACGGCTCATGGTATTTTCGGTGATGCACAATCTACGCCTATTAGCGGTAAACCCATTAAGtctattaaaacgataaacgATACAAAACATATGGGATTGGATAATGCTTTTGGATTTAACGAAGATATTGGCGATACGATCTTAGATATATCACCAATTTATTCTGATTTAACGAGTAACAATgtacaagataaaaatattttgaaaaggaatgtagaagaaacgaaaagaaagtcgGCAGTTCCTATGAGATATTTActaagggaaataaaaaaagataccgTGCCAAAAGAAGCAAAGGTTAGCGAGAACAACGAAAAAGGTAAAGCAGAAGAACCTTTACCCGAGACGAAAAATAAGCTCATAGATACAGCCGCTTTTTCGGATACTTTCGATGTTTTgggagaagtaaaagaagtaaagaatgACTCAGTAGATATATCGTTGTTTACCGATCTCGAGCCTACTCACTTTACACAG cCTCCTACGCGTTCGTACAAGAGGAAACGTAAAGTCagatttaatttcaatgaaagCGACAgcgaggaagacgaagaaaataatattcacgcatcagagaaaaaaagaaagaaacatggaAAATTGAAGGAACACGAAGTACGAAGAATGGAAGAATGGGTCAAAAGTATCAATGAAACTTTCCAAGAGATCGATCATCACGAATTGGTGGTGGAATAA
- the LOC122636266 gene encoding uncharacterized protein LOC122636266 isoform X2 has product MMKTSGRNLRSGKTSTNRTSNKINKSTIKSDTAMANKKTAMKTLRSTSKKSDLIKIEMIKGKEEKEIVSRSKRKSTTGTRSTKRIVLSSKKKANIPEGVKLKNKTSSFRQMSLKESFSNQEALSKRLRPRKECRNYCEDSVLQQTNIVSQQQKDIELENEPAVSDKLKLPVYKSVKLNEESLRNMSDIYDFKFDENDSKEKLTGKRKRRVVNRMGQKRVKKTKRPRQKKVARVVIERLSSDIISLCTKEKIKDNNEQKHVLLPSTDIVEKSEGDIEDQNELLPCADNNKFETEFNNVQNLEANQSLSTQAEDTKKHPEITVSKPTVISIENINNNEILLLDTPLKSKPDNFAPFRKTSIFCNRIKSHQENTINDSLISKSLSPIKKTSVNFDVGSPWRLSSLNTFSQVKNLFQSTPQPRTLEILQGKIKQSTKDQATKCLETIKKNDVSEIINEDINRQKTCEKFSYVNRKVGQAIRKFGTEITNLDNSVSISNNTVITEQYEEMANNKELRVSNKDLQNATGIQGLQNTTSMDSSTFNDTTENKENAAPKSPSKSKKFLRNRLRKVTDTNSSPLRKKRHIKDKENSNIQSLLVNTQTFNRSGSLPHGQEEKQEQSTEIFEPQPGPSGLQKFKSPSQKPLQQTNLNAFLNITEMPQSTRINTAHGIFGDAQSTPISGKPIKSIKTINDTKHMGLDNAFGFNEDIGDTILDISPIYSDLTSNNVQDKNILKRNVEETKRKSAVPMRYLLREIKKDTVPKEAKVSENNEKGKAEEPLPETKNKLIDTAAFSDTFDVLGEVKEVKNDSVDISLFTDLEPTHFTQPPTRSYKRKRKVRFNFNESDSEEDEENNIHASEKKRKKHGKLKEHEVRRMEEWVKSINETFQEIDHHELVVE; this is encoded by the exons ATGATGAAGACAAGTGGAAGAAACTTAAGGTCTGGTAAGACCTCAACCAACAGAACAtctaataagattaataaatctACGATAAAATCTGATACTGCAATGGCAAATAAAAAGACAGCTATGAAAACCTTAAGATCAACATCTAAAAAATCTGATTTAATCAAAATAGAGAtgataaaagggaaagaagaaaaagagatcgtatcaagatctaaaagaaaaagtactaCTGGAACTAGAAGTACAAAACGCATAGTTTTAAGTagtaagaaaaaagcaaacatTCCAGAGGGAGTGAAGCTAAAAAATAAGACATCAAGTTTTCGACAAATGTCTCTAAAAGAATCCTTTTCAAATCAGGAGGCTTTGTCCAAACGACTTCGTCCAAGAAAAGAGTGTAGGAATTATTGCGAGGATTCTGTGTTACAGCAAACAAATATTGTATCTCAGCAgcaaaaagatatagaattagaaaatgaaCCAGCAGTGAGTGATAAGTTAAAGTTGCCTGTGTATAAATCCGTGAAACTTAATGAAGAATCTTTAAGAAATATGAgtgatatatatgattttaaatttGATGAGAATGactctaaagaaaaattgacagggaaaagaaaaagacgtgTCGTTAATCGTATGGGacaaaagagagtaaaaaaaactAAACGTCCTAGACAGAAAAAGGTAGCAAGAGTGGTTATAGAAAGATTGTCAAGtgatataatatcgttatgtactaaagagaaaatcaaagataATAATGAACAAAAGCATGTGTTATTACCTTCTACTGATATTGTAGAGAAATCTGAAGGTGACATTGAAGATCAAAATGAATTACTGCCATGTGctgataataacaaatttgaaACTGAATTTAATAATGTGCAAAATTTAGAAGCGAATCAATCACTATCAACACAAGCTGAAGATACGAAAAAGCATCCAGAGATTACTGTATCAAAACCTACTgtaatttctatcgaaaacattaataataatgaaattttgttacTTGATACGCCATTAAAATCAAAGCCAGACAATTTTGCTCCATTTAGAAAAACTAGTATCTTTTGTAATAGAATTAAGTCACATCaagaaaatacgataaatGATTCTTTAATTAGTAAGTCTTTGTCACCGATTAAAAAGACATCCGTAAATTTTGATGTAGGTAGTCCTTGGAGATTATCATCGTTGAATACTTTTTCTCAAGTGAAGAATCTATTCCAAAGTACGCCACAACCTAGGACACTAGAGATATTGCAAGgtaaaattaaacaaagtaCAAAAGATCAAGCTACAAAATGCTTGGAGactattaaaaagaatgacgtatcagaaataattaatgaagatATAAACAGGCAAAAAACTTGTGAAAAATTTAGTTACGTAAACAGGAAAGTTGGACAAGCCATTAGGAAATTTGGCACAGAGATTACAAATTTAGATAATTCTGTATCAATAAGTAACAATACTGTGATTACCGAGCAGTACGAAGAAATGgcaaataataaagaattaagaGTTTCAAATAAGGATTTGCAGAATGCAACTGGAATACAAGGATTACAGAATACTACATCAATGGATTCATCCACGTTCAACGATAcaacagaaaataaagaaaatgctGCTCCTAAATCTCCTTCAAAatctaagaaatttttaagaaacagATTGAGAAAAGTCACTGATACAAATTCTTCTCCTTTACGTAAAAAGAGACATATAAAGGATAaggaaaattcaaatatacaaTCACTATTAGTTAATACACAAACATTTAATCGCAGTGGTTCTTTGCCACACGGCCAAGAAGAAAAGCAGGAGCAAAGTACGGAAATTTTTGAACCCCAACCAGGACCGTCGGGCTTGCAAAAATTTAAATCTCCGAGTCAAAAACCGCTACaacaaacaaatttaaatGCTTTCTTAAACATAACGGAAATGCCTCAGAGTACTAGAATAAATACGGCTCATGGTATTTTCGGTGATGCACAATCTACGCCTATTAGCGGTAAACCCATTAAGtctattaaaacgataaacgATACAAAACATATGGGATTGGATAATGCTTTTGGATTTAACGAAGATATTGGCGATACGATCTTAGATATATCACCAATTTATTCTGATTTAACGAGTAACAATgtacaagataaaaatattttgaaaaggaatgtagaagaaacgaaaagaaagtcgGCAGTTCCTATGAGATATTTActaagggaaataaaaaaagataccgTGCCAAAAGAAGCAAAGGTTAGCGAGAACAACGAAAAAGGTAAAGCAGAAGAACCTTTACCCGAGACGAAAAATAAGCTCATAGATACAGCCGCTTTTTCGGATACTTTCGATGTTTTgggagaagtaaaagaagtaaagaatgACTCAGTAGATATATCGTTGTTTACCGATCTCGAGCCTACTCACTTTACACAG cCTCCTACGCGTTCGTACAAGAGGAAACGTAAAGTCagatttaatttcaatgaaagCGACAgcgaggaagacgaagaaaataatattcacgcatcagagaaaaaaagaaagaaacatggaAAATTGAAGGAACACGAAGTACGAAGAATGGAAGAATGGGTCAAAAGTATCAATGAAACTTTCCAAGAGATCGATCATCACGAATTGGTGGTGGAATAA